A genomic segment from Nocardiopsis sp. Huas11 encodes:
- a CDS encoding flavodoxin family protein: MARLLIVHHTVSPATQELLAAVMDGAGTDDIEGVEVQAKAALAATVGDLLAADAVVLGTPANIGYMSGALKVFFDTVYYPAMGDTNSLPYSLYVHGDNDTSGAVRAVESITKGMGWRRHRPPVAVTGRPDSADREACWELGAVTALAALEDHRS; encoded by the coding sequence ATGGCACGACTGCTCATCGTTCACCACACTGTCTCGCCCGCCACCCAGGAGCTCCTGGCGGCGGTGATGGACGGTGCCGGGACCGACGATATCGAAGGCGTGGAGGTGCAGGCCAAGGCGGCCCTGGCCGCGACCGTGGGAGATCTGCTCGCGGCCGACGCCGTCGTCCTGGGGACTCCCGCCAACATCGGTTACATGTCCGGCGCCCTGAAGGTCTTCTTCGACACTGTCTATTATCCCGCGATGGGGGATACGAACAGTCTGCCGTACTCCCTCTACGTCCACGGCGACAACGACACCTCCGGCGCCGTGCGCGCCGTGGAGTCGATCACCAAGGGGATGGGCTGGCGGCGGCACCGGCCGCCCGTGGCGGTGACCGGGCGTCCGGACAGCGCGGACCGCGAGGCCTGCTGGGAGCTGGGCGCGGTCACCGCGCTGGCGGCCCTGGAGGATCACCGGTCCTGA
- a CDS encoding NCS1 family nucleobase:cation symporter-1, with the protein MTHAPPTPEPGTAAVTHADGRVSLPEGAALPPGAFVNSDLHPVPISKRTWGTGSFTALWISMSVNIPAWTLAGGLVAVGMDWRQAVLTIALGNLIVLVPMVLTGHAGARYGIPYPIFARASFGLRGANLPALLRGAVACGWYGIQTWIGGQGVFILAGRVFGTGWSEAAVVGGQPWTMWVSFGLFWLAQLAIILWGMEGVRKVQVWAAPLMLVGGVALLAWMVVQAGGFAPLFAVNSELGWGPEFWALFFPSLMAMIGFWATLSLNISDFTRFAATQRAQVLGQSFGLPTTMAAFALLAVMVSAGTQAVYGETLWDPVEIVAQMDSGIALLFAIFVVLLATVSTNIAANLVGPSYDLANLKPRLISFRTGAVITCLVSVGIMPWRLISDPNIYIFTWLGTVGGILGTVGGILIADYWLLRGTRLDLNALYTRGSAYWYAGGWNWRALAAFAVGAVLAVGGSHSAPGAGPFPEEGIVPFLSPLADYGWAVGFLSAMVVYWALSLAFPSRSLERDPVTTGDS; encoded by the coding sequence GTGACCCACGCCCCTCCCACCCCCGAACCCGGCACCGCCGCCGTCACGCACGCCGACGGCCGGGTCTCCCTTCCCGAGGGCGCCGCCCTGCCGCCCGGCGCCTTCGTCAACTCCGACCTGCACCCGGTGCCGATCTCCAAGCGCACCTGGGGCACGGGCAGCTTCACCGCCCTGTGGATCAGCATGTCGGTCAACATCCCGGCCTGGACGCTGGCCGGCGGCCTTGTCGCGGTGGGGATGGACTGGCGCCAGGCGGTCCTGACCATCGCCCTGGGCAACCTCATCGTGCTGGTGCCGATGGTCCTGACCGGCCACGCCGGCGCGCGGTACGGCATCCCCTATCCGATCTTCGCGCGGGCCTCGTTCGGGCTGCGGGGCGCGAACCTGCCGGCGCTGCTGCGCGGCGCGGTCGCGTGCGGCTGGTACGGCATCCAGACGTGGATCGGCGGCCAGGGCGTGTTCATCCTGGCCGGGCGCGTGTTCGGCACGGGCTGGAGCGAGGCGGCCGTCGTCGGCGGGCAGCCGTGGACGATGTGGGTGTCGTTCGGACTGTTCTGGCTGGCGCAGCTGGCGATCATCCTGTGGGGGATGGAGGGCGTCCGCAAGGTGCAGGTGTGGGCCGCCCCGCTGATGCTGGTGGGCGGTGTCGCCCTGCTGGCGTGGATGGTCGTGCAGGCGGGCGGGTTCGCGCCGCTGTTCGCGGTCAACTCCGAGCTCGGCTGGGGCCCGGAGTTCTGGGCGCTGTTCTTCCCGTCGCTGATGGCGATGATCGGCTTCTGGGCGACCCTGAGCCTGAACATCAGCGACTTCACCCGGTTCGCCGCCACCCAGCGCGCGCAGGTGCTGGGGCAGTCGTTCGGCCTGCCGACCACGATGGCGGCGTTCGCGCTGCTGGCGGTCATGGTGAGCGCGGGCACGCAGGCGGTGTACGGCGAGACCCTGTGGGACCCGGTGGAGATCGTCGCGCAGATGGACAGCGGCATCGCGCTGCTGTTCGCGATCTTCGTGGTGCTGCTGGCGACGGTGTCCACGAACATCGCCGCCAACCTCGTGGGGCCCTCCTACGACCTGGCCAACCTCAAGCCGCGGCTGATCAGCTTCCGCACGGGCGCGGTCATCACGTGCCTGGTGAGCGTCGGGATCATGCCGTGGCGGCTGATCTCGGACCCCAACATCTACATCTTCACGTGGCTGGGCACCGTGGGCGGGATCCTGGGGACCGTCGGCGGCATCCTCATCGCGGACTACTGGCTGCTGCGCGGTACGAGGCTGGACCTGAACGCGCTGTACACGCGCGGATCGGCGTACTGGTACGCGGGCGGCTGGAACTGGCGGGCCCTGGCGGCGTTCGCGGTGGGCGCGGTCCTGGCGGTGGGCGGCTCGCACTCCGCCCCGGGCGCGGGGCCGTTCCCGGAGGAGGGGATCGTCCCGTTCCTGTCCCCGCTCGCGGACTACGGCTGGGCGGTGGGCTTCCTGTCGGCGATGGTCGTCTACTGGGCCCTGAGCCTGGCCTTCCCGAGCCGGAGCCTGGAGCGGGACCCGGTGACCACCGGGGATTCCTAG
- a CDS encoding nitrilase-related carbon-nitrogen hydrolase has translation MPHTVRAALVQTEWTGDTESMIAAHEKYARDAAAQGARVIGFQEVFNAPYFCQVQEAEHYRWAESVPDGPTITRFSALARELNMVMVLPVFEIEKPGFYYNTAAVIDADGTYLGKYRKHHIPQVKGFWEKFYFRPGNLGWPVFDTAVGRVGVYICYDRHFPEGWRALGLAGAQLVYNPSATHRGLSGYLWRLEQPASAVANAYYVAAINRVGVEEYGDNDFYGTSYFVDPRGQFVGEVASDTAAELVVRDLDFDVIDEVRQQWAFYRDRRPDAYGPLVEG, from the coding sequence ATGCCGCACACCGTCCGTGCCGCGCTCGTCCAGACCGAGTGGACCGGCGACACCGAATCCATGATCGCGGCCCACGAGAAATACGCCCGTGACGCCGCCGCGCAGGGCGCCAGGGTCATCGGATTCCAGGAAGTCTTCAACGCGCCCTACTTCTGCCAGGTGCAGGAGGCGGAGCACTACCGCTGGGCCGAGTCGGTCCCCGACGGCCCCACCATCACCCGATTCAGCGCGCTGGCCCGCGAACTGAACATGGTGATGGTGCTGCCGGTCTTCGAGATCGAGAAACCGGGCTTCTACTACAACACCGCCGCCGTCATCGACGCCGACGGCACCTATCTCGGCAAGTACCGCAAGCACCACATCCCGCAGGTCAAGGGCTTCTGGGAGAAGTTCTACTTCCGCCCCGGCAACCTCGGCTGGCCGGTCTTCGACACGGCCGTCGGCCGGGTCGGCGTCTACATCTGCTACGACCGCCACTTCCCCGAGGGGTGGCGCGCGCTCGGCCTGGCCGGCGCCCAGCTCGTCTACAACCCCTCCGCCACCCACCGCGGCCTGTCCGGCTACCTCTGGCGGCTCGAACAGCCCGCCTCGGCGGTCGCCAACGCCTACTACGTCGCCGCCATCAACCGGGTGGGCGTGGAGGAGTACGGCGACAACGACTTCTACGGCACCAGCTACTTCGTCGACCCGCGCGGGCAGTTCGTGGGCGAGGTCGCCTCGGACACCGCCGCCGAACTCGTCGTCCGCGACCTCGACTTCGACGTGATCGACGAGGTCCGGCAGCAGTGGGCGTTCTACCGTGACCGCCGCCCGGACGCCTACGGACCGCTGGTCGAGGGATAG
- a CDS encoding TIGR03842 family LLM class F420-dependent oxidoreductase, whose amino-acid sequence MDIGLVLQTDPPADLLVERMERADRWGFTHGWTFDSVVLWQEPFVIYSRVLERTRDLVVGPMVTNPSTRTWEVTASLFATLNDMYGNRTVCGIGRGDSAMRVAGRKPATLDRLGRAMRAIKDLAEGREADVDGAAMRIPWVKDGALPVWMGAYGPKALALVGRQADGFILQLADPYLTEWMVKAVRAAAADAGRDPDEVKVCVAAPAYVTDGSPEALAHARDQCRWFGGMVGNHVADLVSRYGEHSGAVPDELTDYIRAREGYDYSHHGRADNPDTAFVPDPIVDRFCLLGTVDEHRKKLDRLREAGVDQFAVYAMHDDVDGVIDAYGTEIIPGLA is encoded by the coding sequence GTGGACATCGGACTCGTCCTACAGACCGACCCGCCCGCCGACCTGCTGGTCGAGCGGATGGAGCGCGCCGACCGGTGGGGATTCACCCACGGGTGGACCTTCGACTCGGTCGTGCTCTGGCAGGAGCCCTTCGTCATCTACAGCCGCGTCCTGGAGCGCACCCGCGACCTGGTCGTCGGCCCGATGGTGACCAACCCGAGTACGCGCACGTGGGAGGTCACGGCCTCCCTGTTCGCCACGCTCAACGACATGTACGGCAATCGGACGGTGTGCGGCATCGGCCGCGGCGACTCGGCGATGCGCGTGGCGGGCCGCAAGCCCGCCACCCTGGACCGGCTCGGCAGGGCCATGCGCGCCATCAAGGACCTCGCGGAGGGGCGGGAGGCGGACGTCGACGGCGCCGCCATGCGCATCCCCTGGGTGAAGGACGGCGCGCTGCCGGTGTGGATGGGCGCCTACGGGCCCAAGGCGCTGGCGCTGGTCGGCCGCCAGGCCGACGGGTTCATCCTGCAACTGGCCGACCCGTACCTGACCGAGTGGATGGTCAAGGCGGTGCGCGCGGCGGCGGCCGACGCGGGCCGCGACCCCGACGAGGTGAAGGTGTGCGTGGCGGCGCCCGCCTACGTCACCGACGGCTCGCCGGAGGCGCTAGCGCACGCCCGCGACCAGTGCCGGTGGTTCGGCGGGATGGTGGGCAACCACGTGGCGGACCTGGTCTCGCGCTACGGGGAGCACTCCGGCGCCGTGCCGGACGAGCTGACGGACTACATCCGCGCCCGCGAGGGATACGACTACAGCCACCACGGCCGGGCCGACAACCCGGACACCGCCTTCGTCCCCGACCCGATCGTCGACCGGTTCTGCCTGCTGGGCACGGTGGACGAGCACAGGAAGAAGCTGGACCGGCTGCGCGAGGCCGGAGTCGACCAGTTCGCCGTGTACGCCATGCACGACGACGTCGACGGGGTCATCGACGCCTACGGGACCGAGATCATCCCGGGCCTCGCCTGA
- the hydA gene encoding dihydropyrimidinase produces MARTVISGGLVVTAAEEVEADVLVEDDKVAALALRGSDTARTWADSGADVIDAAGHYVIPGGVDAHTHMEMPFGGTYSADTFETGTRAAAWGGTTTIVDFAIQKPGQAVRDGVDAWMAKADGKCAVDYSFHAILSDVNESSLKEMDVLVDEGITSFKLFMAYPGVFYSDDGQILRAMQRGAANGALTMMHAENGIAIDVLVEQALAEGRTDPRYHGEVRKALLESEATHRAIQLARVAGAPLYVVHVSANEAVEELARARDKGLNVFGETCPQYLFLSTDNLAEPDFEGAKYVCSTPLRPREHQEHLWRALRTNDLSVVSTDHCPFCFSGQKEMGRGDFSKIPNGLPGVENRMDLLHQAVVDGHISRRRWIEIACATPARMFGLYPRKGTVSPGADADLVVYDPAAEQVVSAKTHHMNVDYSAYEGRRLTGRARTVLSRGRVVVDGGAYLGEAGHGRFVPRSTCQYLV; encoded by the coding sequence ATGGCACGAACCGTCATCAGTGGCGGCCTGGTCGTCACCGCGGCGGAGGAGGTCGAGGCCGACGTCCTGGTCGAGGACGACAAGGTCGCGGCCCTCGCCCTGCGCGGCAGCGACACCGCGCGCACCTGGGCCGACAGCGGCGCCGACGTCATCGACGCCGCCGGGCACTACGTGATCCCCGGCGGGGTGGACGCGCACACGCACATGGAGATGCCCTTCGGCGGTACCTACTCCGCCGACACCTTCGAGACCGGCACCCGGGCCGCCGCGTGGGGCGGCACCACGACCATCGTCGACTTCGCCATCCAAAAGCCCGGGCAGGCGGTGCGGGACGGCGTGGACGCGTGGATGGCCAAGGCCGACGGGAAGTGCGCCGTCGACTACTCCTTCCACGCCATCCTCAGCGACGTCAACGAGTCCTCGCTCAAGGAGATGGACGTCCTGGTGGACGAGGGCATCACCTCGTTCAAGCTGTTCATGGCCTACCCGGGGGTGTTCTACAGCGACGACGGCCAGATCCTGCGGGCCATGCAGCGCGGCGCCGCCAACGGCGCGCTGACGATGATGCACGCGGAGAACGGCATCGCCATCGACGTGCTGGTCGAGCAGGCCCTGGCCGAGGGCCGCACCGACCCGCGCTACCACGGCGAGGTCCGCAAGGCCCTGCTGGAGTCCGAGGCCACCCACCGCGCCATCCAGCTGGCGCGCGTGGCGGGCGCCCCGCTGTACGTGGTGCACGTGTCGGCGAACGAGGCCGTGGAGGAGCTGGCGCGGGCCCGCGACAAGGGGCTCAACGTCTTCGGCGAGACCTGCCCGCAGTACTTGTTCCTGTCCACCGACAACCTGGCCGAGCCGGACTTCGAGGGCGCCAAGTACGTGTGCTCCACGCCGCTGCGCCCCCGGGAGCACCAGGAACACCTCTGGCGGGCGCTGCGCACCAACGACCTGTCCGTGGTCTCCACCGACCACTGCCCGTTCTGCTTCAGCGGGCAGAAGGAGATGGGCCGGGGCGACTTCTCCAAGATCCCCAACGGCCTGCCGGGCGTGGAGAACCGGATGGACCTGCTGCACCAGGCCGTGGTGGACGGACACATCAGCCGGCGGCGGTGGATCGAGATCGCCTGCGCCACCCCGGCGCGCATGTTCGGCCTCTACCCGAGGAAGGGCACCGTCTCCCCGGGCGCCGACGCCGACCTGGTCGTCTACGACCCGGCCGCCGAGCAGGTCGTCTCCGCGAAGACCCACCACATGAACGTGGACTACTCCGCCTACGAGGGCAGGCGCCTCACAGGCCGCGCGCGCACGGTGCTCTCGCGCGGACGGGTCGTCGTGGACGGCGGCGCCTACCTGGGCGAGGCCGGCCACGGCCGGTTCGTGCCCCGGTCCACCTGCCAGTACCTGGTCTGA
- a CDS encoding DUF4352 domain-containing protein, producing the protein MHDPGPIPQAPRKRSPWLRFGLGCGLLSLLTTVAVIAALVLVVTGDDRGGTFDVGDRFEVENVHYTVSAVHTGVPRLGDALQNARPDEHGAFVLVVLRVTNERRSELAVDTSDFLLYEGGTAYEPSTEAGAAILVDNDFGFDDGTEYGTVNAREVRDMPLLYDAPDTDLTHMTVTPGADPDLRVIVDLSP; encoded by the coding sequence ATGCACGATCCCGGGCCCATCCCCCAAGCGCCCCGCAAGAGGTCCCCCTGGCTCCGGTTCGGCCTGGGGTGCGGCCTGCTGAGCCTGCTCACGACCGTGGCGGTCATCGCTGCCCTCGTCCTGGTGGTGACCGGCGACGACCGCGGCGGCACGTTCGACGTGGGCGACCGCTTCGAGGTCGAGAACGTCCACTACACGGTCAGCGCCGTCCACACCGGCGTCCCCAGGCTCGGCGACGCCCTCCAGAACGCCCGGCCCGACGAGCACGGCGCCTTCGTGCTCGTCGTCCTCAGGGTCACCAACGAGCGCCGTTCCGAGCTCGCCGTGGACACGTCCGACTTCCTCCTGTACGAGGGCGGCACCGCCTACGAGCCCTCGACCGAGGCCGGCGCGGCCATCCTGGTCGACAACGACTTCGGCTTCGACGACGGCACCGAGTACGGCACCGTCAACGCGCGTGAGGTCCGGGACATGCCGCTCCTCTACGACGCGCCGGACACCGACCTCACCCACATGACGGTCACCCCCGGGGCCGACCCCGACCTCAGGGTCATCGTCGACCTCTCCCCGTGA